The Bdellovibrio bacteriovorus W nucleotide sequence CAAGTGCTGCCTTTGCCTCGAATGCAAAGAACACTAAATATAGCTATTGCGAAGATATCCGCCGAGTAGACAGTCTTTTAGATCGCTCTCGTGAAAGTGTGGATAGGCTTCTTGCTGAAAAGATTCAGATTGAGCGCATTGTAGTTTCTAAGGATCGCAAAGAGTTGTATCTAATATCTGGCGATACGATGGTTCGCTATTATCCAGTAGCATTTGGTTTTAGCCCCTTTGGTCATAAGCAGTTTGAAGGCGATGGCAGAACTCCTGAGGGGTTGTACTACATCGACTATAAGAATCCACAGAGTCAGTTTACAAAGAGTCTCCATGTGTCCTATCCGAATAAAGGAGATCTATCTTTTGCAAAATCAAAGGGTAAATCTGCTGGAGGCGATATCATGGTTCACGGGCTTCCAAGTGATGATCGCAAACGCCAGTTAATCAGTAAGATTCATCCAATGAATTGGACTCAAGGTTGTATTGCAGTTAACAATGAGCAAATGGAAGAGATCTACGCTCTTGTTAAAACGAACACGCTCATTGAGATTTGTGCCTCTTCTACAGAGCCGCCAAAGCGTGTAGGAGCTGAAGAGTCTGAGGAAGATAACAAGATCACCATTCCAGCAAAATAGCCATCTGAAGGCCAATGTTGCGTTTTTAAAAGGCTCCCAAGCGGGGGCCTTTTTATTTTTTCACCCCATTAAGTGAATATAATCCAAAGACCCTCTAGGGTTGCGCGGGTGCGGAGCTGCCCCTGTCCTCGCACTGAACTCCTATCCTTGCGGCCTTCCTTAAAAAAATCCCTACTAGACCTTGGTTTTAATCCCTAAACAAAAGTTCCTCAGTTTGTGTAAGTTCGCATAGAATTTGTATTGAAATGAGACACTGCATGACTCCAGAGCACACGACAAACGTCAAGGTGAGTGGGTAAGTAGTGATTCTTGTTAAAGAACTTTTGCTGTGTACCGAAAAGATTCAAAAGCATGAGGTCATTATGAATTGGATGTTGAGATCAGTATCTTTAATCAAGAGCGCCGCTGTGTGTGTCTCTATGGCGACGATGTGTATTGCACCCGTTGCTCAAGGGGCTGCCGCCGCTAATCAAAAGAGTTTGATCAGTCAGTATTTAAAAGAAACAGGATTAACAACGAAGAAAATGACAGTCGGAGAATTCTGGCAGTCAGTTCGTCACGTATATCCTCCAACTCTGCAAAAACAAATGGATGCGTGGGTTTCTTTAAATCGTAATGAGCTTATGCCAAAAGTTGAAGCCACAAGCTTCAAAGACAGCAATGGCAATGAGCAAGTGCGCTTGACTCTAACTAAAGACAACCAATCTACGACTCTCACATTCACAGACGACGAGGATAAACCTCTACGTGTGAATAACGTATCGTTAACTCGCAAAGAGCTTCTGAACTATAATAAGTTCAACGACATTGCTCGTAAGATCTCTAAAAATGATCCTGTTGTTGGTAAGGCTTTAAAAACGGGCCAACAAAAACCTCTGCTTACAAATCCAGTTCTTTCTGCTAACGAATACCGCAAACTATCGCCACGCCAACGTGCTGAGTACATGGTTCGTATGCGTGCTGCCATGGAAGCTGCTGATAAGGTTTATAGAGTTCGTTATGGTGTGAAAACAGCCTTCCAACAGCCTACGAATAAATACGAGTTCGCTCTTCAGTTCCTATTTGGTGATAGTGTTACAGCAGGTGCCCTAACAGGAAAGCCATGTATCATAGCCGGCTACATCTCTAAATACGGGGAAGGCGATTCATGTGGTAGTGACTATCAACGTGGACCACTGAATGCAGACTTATCTCGTCAGATGAAGTCATCGGGCGCTAGCTGTGGCGGACAAGCTGCTTGTAATCCTTTAGTGTATGGATACTCTCCAAACGGTAATGCGTTTTGCGTACCTTCTAGTGAAGTTCAATATGCGACTCGCTTTTGTGACGGTAAATCTCCTGTTAGAACAGCAGAAGATAAAAAACGTATCGTTGAGTCTTACCTTAAGCACCAAGGTAAAGACGTAAATCTAAGACTGAACGAAGAAGGCAAAATTCCTGAAGAGCAAATGAAAGATGTTGAGCCATTCTTAAAAGATCTTGGTTCACTTATCAGCAAAGCTTCAGCCGAGTGTCAGCAAGAACCATTAGTAAAAATTAAAAAAGCTCGTGAAGAGCAAAATGATGCGTGTTCTGTTTTAGAAACTCGTATGTTCTCATTGCAAACTTTTGCAGTTGCGCCAGAGCCTCCGGCTCCGCCAGCGCCATTGCCGAATCCGCCGACACAAACTTGTAACGACAATATGCCAGGCACAACAAAGGACAGCGAAGGTAACTGTGCGTGTCCAGCAGGACAACGTCCGGGCGAAGGTGGAATCTGCGTAGTGATCGAAGCTGATGGTGGCGGAGATTTACCAGGTGGTAAAACTGGCAAAGTTGCAGAAGAGTGTGGTTTCTGGTGTCGCAATAAAAACTGGATTGTTCCAGTGGGTGCGGGCTTAGTCGGTCTTGGTTTGTTCTGGTTGCTAATGAAAAAAGGCAATAAGTCTAAATCATCGACTCCAGAGTATGTGCCACCAGCTCCAGTCCCAGAGCCGGATTCTCCAAATCCGCCAACGACGACTCCACCAGTGGTAGAGCCGCCGCCAGCACCAACGTGTGCTTCACCAAATACTCTGGTGAATGGAATTTGTACGCCGCCAGTGATTGTAACACCTCCACCAGTGGATAATTCTTCGGAGGGAGGCTCTAAGATTGAAGAGCCAGGACGCGGAACCGGGGTTCGATAAAGAACCCCCTCTCTAAGGATGGATAGGGTCTATGATCATTGATAAAGAAAAAAACAGATCAAATATTGATCCTTCTAATTCAAAAAGGGCTCCTCTGAAAAGAGAAGCCCCTTTTCCGTTAAAGGGGCCGACTCGTCGCAAGGGTCCACTCAAGCCTCATCAGCCTCAGGATATTCGTGCACTCTTTAAAAAGGGTGGAATGCAGTTTGATCAAAATACCGGATTTCAAGGTGGTCCCTCAGCGAAGCGCAAAGGTTATCGCTTGGCTTGGTGGTCTGTTTTGGCAAGCTTCATTGATGCTTTGATTTTGATCTCTGGTAGCAGTTTATTTCTGGTTTCCTTTTCATTGGTGATGAAAAGCTCTCTTGGAAGTGTTGTCGGACAGGTTGTAAATCAACAGTCCGGGATGGCGCTCTACGCCCAAGTCTTGCTTGCGTTTGCGTGGCTTTATCTCATCGTCGTTCGTAGTGTGATGGGTTCAACTATTGGAGAGTGGGCTTGTGATTTGCGT carries:
- a CDS encoding hypothetical protein (COG3034 Uncharacterized protein conserved in bacteria), with translation MKKLFAITIGLSLLTSAAFASNAKNTKYSYCEDIRRVDSLLDRSRESVDRLLAEKIQIERIVVSKDRKELYLISGDTMVRYYPVAFGFSPFGHKQFEGDGRTPEGLYYIDYKNPQSQFTKSLHVSYPNKGDLSFAKSKGKSAGGDIMVHGLPSDDRKRQLISKIHPMNWTQGCIAVNNEQMEEIYALVKTNTLIEICASSTEPPKRVGAEESEEDNKITIPAK